In the Rhododendron vialii isolate Sample 1 chromosome 2a, ASM3025357v1 genome, AAAAAGCAAAaggaagaaaggggaaaaaaccttCTTCCCTAGCACATAAAGGCAGGGCCAGAGAAAAAGGAGTCCGTGTAACAAAGAAAGATCGAAAGTCCAAAATGGAGGACAAGATGATGATGGCGATGATGATGATCTCAAGAAACCCAGAAAAACCCACAAACCATTCCATTTCCGATCAACAACCCATCACCACTTCCACTTACCCAATTACCTGGAAATTGTACGAGAACCCATTTTATTATCCCAATCAACCAATTCCCCATCATCAACaaatacaacaacaacagaatcATAAACAACTTCACCATCTCCACCTCCCAATTTCCACTCGTAAAATCTCTGCATCTTTCTGGGATCTGACCTTCATCAGGCCTGTAATGGAATCAGAGCTCGAAACCGCGAAAGCCCAGATAACCGAATTGAAGGCCGAGGTCGAATACGAGCGGAAGGCCCGAAAGAAGATGGAGTCAGTGAACAAGAAGCTGAACAGAGAGCTGTCTGAGGAGAGGAAAGGGAGAGAGGCATTGGAGAGAGTGTGTGGAGAACTTGCGAGGGAGATATCGGCTGCTAAGGCGGAGATTAATCGAATGAGGAAAgagatggaggaggagagaaagaTGCTGCGAATGGCCGAGGTGTTCAGGGAGGAGCGAGTCCAAATGAAGCTCGCCGAGGCGAAGATTCTGCTGGAAGACAAGATTTCAGAATTGGAGGAAACTAAACAGATGCGAACGGAACCAAGTAATCAAGTGTTAGTAAATAATGTGAAGCCAGTTTCGGCAACTACTAATGCTGCTGATATCTTTTCTGTTAAACTAGTTAGATGTGGTTCCGGTGAGAAGTCAACTTTTAGTGTTGATAACGGTGGCAGTGGAATTGCTAATTCTTTGCCCATTCAGCGAAGACAGTCGCCGGAAGCCGAAAATCCGCATATCAAGAGAGGGATAAAAGGGTTCGTCGAATTTCCGAAAGTGGTGAGAGCCATTGGGTCGAGAAGTAGGCATTTGGGTTCGAAAATGGAGTGTCAAAGGGCTCAGCTAAGGATACTGCTGAAACAGAAGAACCCAACTCGATCCAATGGTCTCATTATGAGTTAGTAAGATTATCTCTCTTTTATTTGTCCTTGGTCAGATTTGATCCTTgcttttgctaatttcttgttGTGTTGAGCAAGTTCTGCAAACGGGAGAATTCCCAGCACCCTTATGAATTTGTTTTGGGAGACTCAAgtaaatatatgttttttttagtttgtatTCGTTAATTATGTTTGTAATATATTGATAttatgatttgttttttttgtaatattttggtgtatgAAATCAGAAAAGTGAGGTTTTGGATGTGAATTGAAGATTTGTAGTAGCATTAAGGAGTAGTACTATAATAGATTAAAGTGTATAGATCTGGTTCGGGTTTGTGGAGATCATGACTCATGAGTCACCTGCACATGCTTGACTTTCATATACTATGCACGGTTTGCTTTGCGAGGTGAGTTTTGCTCGTCCCCGATAcggttgtaaacgagccgaatcgagccgaatattagaatgttcagattcgttcattaaattttttagcgaactcaagctcgagccgagctcaataaaaattataattagcCAAACTAGAACTGAGCTTGCCTAGGTTTGGGTCGAACTGGAGCTtattcacgagccttaacgatccaataatatcatatattttatgctctcatacaggtataaaactgcaaataaatttttcattttgtacataaatatgttcatatacatataaaatgataaaaacatatacataagtaaGATTTTGgtaattgtaaacgtttagacttgtacaagttttaaaatttttattgtataattatataaaatcCCCATGATACACATATACTCCAGGTTTGCGAGcttaatcgagccgaatactgctgcgttcatgttcggctcatttatgaaacgagcctaaaattgaggttcaggtttggttcatttagtagacgaatcaaACTAAAACGAGTCTTTACCGAGTTGAGCTACGAACAGTTCACGAACGGCTCAATTCATTTACACCCCTAATCCCCAGATAACTAAAAAGTAtgagaaaaatgaatttcaattgaatttgtCAAACACAGCAGTAGTTAGTCTACTGactgaaaattttcagtgcGAGTGATTATCACATGGTGCCTGTTCGGTccatctgaatcgttcattgtatttttgaacggcttgaatttgaaaagagaaaatgttagaatgaaaaaagagagaacgtttcaatccaaactgttcaaaagtgtattgaacggCTTGAATGTGCCCAACGGATGTCACAAGAGATATACGAACCAGGCaccgaataatttctcctaTTGACAACACAAGGCTATGTTAAAGTGTCAGTCTCTTGGAAAGAAGACCGGAGAGTTAATTGCGTGCAGAAAGGCGACAGTAGGCGGTGGTGCTGTCTTGAAGTTACCAAAATCACAAACATTTTATAAgcggagagaaacttatttacagtGGAGTTGTAAAAACTGTCATTATGTGCGATTTCGGTCATTCGTTTTGGTTTTAGTTggttttaatttaaataaaactttttcaaaaataagttaaatttttctccaaaaaataagttaaatttttctcctaaaatttttttatttgcatcCAAACTATCCAGAACACTTTTAAACGATTGCGATTGGCTCCGTAAATAACTATTCACAGCTCTTCCTTGCAGCTAAAGATATTGGTAGGCAAGAAACACACACCAAAGGTAGGACAAAAGACATGGATTAGattatttaccaaaaagaaaGCAATTCGGGATCGCCgctattcttattttttggatttttagtgAAATTCAATGGTCTTCGAGGTTCAGTACTCGTTAAACGAACTCGTGACGGTGATAAACTCCTACGGGTCAATCGTAGTTAGATCTACAACAAGGCGATGCGGTGGCATGCAACTAGTGATGATCAGCCAAGCACACGGTACGTGAGGAACCAGCAAGCTACTACTCAAGTTCATCGACGTAGCTGGTTTTGAATCTTCTAAACTGCATTGCATAATAGCTTTCCCCCATAGTGAATTAAGCAGATGTGTGCTCTGTTTTTATTGTTGTATCATCTGGAATGCCGATACTTGATATTTTGTCTTGGAGTAAATTGACTCGAATTTGGGAATTTTAAAGAGACCAGCCATCATTATCACGATACTATGATCATAAAAAGGTTTATTAGTACATATAATCTAATAACGCTTGGCTGTCAGTGAGGCATAATATTGTAAGCTAAGTAAAGCGATCAGTTGGAGTTGGAGCCAAATTAATGATAAAGAAATCTTCTTATTAATTAAAATGATTCTTcttagctagctagctagagtATCATTAATTGTCATCCAACTTTAGACCTACAAACATTAAGCTATTACTAGTAATTTAACAGGTAGTAAATCAATGCATGTAATCAAAATCACAATAGTTTTAACACAAGAACATGCATATGGAAAACCACATTATTCCTGCTTATAATGACATCTTGATTCTTGACTGAGTCAGTAACGAGTTAGCGTACAGCCTGGCCATCTTCCAATTGTTTTTTAGTGTGTATGTCCACAAAAGTAGCCTTACTTTTACGGGTGAGATTTGCAAACTAAGGTATATATACGTAGGTGGGGACAACACAGTGGAGTGTAGCTTGAAAGTAAAGGACCCTACCCTTCCTAATGGTGGTACCCCCACGGCCGCACCCcaacttcaaaatcaattggaGTACATGGTCTCTCACCCTTTGAGCTTATCCTCCTCTATGGGTGTGCAAGTATGGCTATTTGTCGGGGGCGTTCACATCTTGCTTTTGCCTTTCTGTatggagaataaattatatatatcggctgtgtaaacatttgttttcttcaaattaattacAATGCGTCACACAATCAAAACAGTAGTCCCAAAGAACATTGCGACGTAacacaatataattgatttagagaaaacaaatgtttacactggcagtgtaaataatttaatctcttttgttAAATATTATTTGGGAGGCTCCTAGGGGTGCATGTTAGCAATTTTCTATTGGTGGGCCCACATAGATCataaaaattaaacattgtATGTTGTCGAATAAGACTTGAGTGATGTCAGTATTACCCATTAAGTTGTGATCGTTTAATGTGATCAGGTAATAGACACGACTCTATTAACACGTATTTGGGTCATATCACGTGTATTAGGTGGTATACGTAGAGACCAATTAAAAGGTCCAATATGGTTCAATCTATTTTGATGGGTTATGATAGAACCAGGACTTATAAATAGGTGGTCAAGGTCCCCACTCCAACCCTAGCATCTTTTCTCACACCATCCCATCGTTTGTGAGACTAAGGTCAAGATCAAGAGAAGGGTTTTGGAGGCGGAAGACGAATAACCACACAATAAGGTTTTCATCCTTCATGACGACATGTACGCATCCGgtattattttcttcaatggTTTGACATGAGTTCatggggtttagggtttcttaCGAAATcctacaagtggtatcagagcctcttGTCAGATTATTGAGGAAAATATGAAGTTTTCTCTTCGGTTCAATTAACAAGTTAATACAGGCATTGACGATATGTTATGTCACGctcttgattttcaacataaaaaaataatcaatttcaatataAGAATCAGATCatcacaatatatatatatatatatatatatatatatatatatatattagagagagagagagagagagagagagagagagagtacccaAAAGAGAATTCTCACCTGTTTAACTTACAAGCCGAGTTCCCAATTTTAGAGAAATTACATCAATGGCACTCTAGCCCCAAAATACTTCAGTACAAGTACGAATAAGTTTATTGATTACAGATACTTCATTCAAAAGTGGTTTGGAAAGaatagttacaaatacatctctGTCAAATCAAGTTATTACAAAGATGGCAAATCACTATccaagttagcttccaaaagatGTTCTTCCTCATCCAAGCACATAATGCATGCAACTATTTCTCAGCATCGAACCTAAAAATAATAAAGggttgagttacactagcccagtagaaaaaatTTCTACCAATTCTCTATGCTAATATGAAGACAAGTGCAACAGAACAAAATGCATGGAGAATATGGTTCATTCGATGGAAACACAACCAACTCATAACTCTTTTTATGATAGCATGGATGGTACGTTCTACAAAGTCATGTAATGTCCAAGATGACAAGTTGATAAGATGTTCACTACGCAACAAGCATGTCAACATTCCTTACGTTTCAATCAATGATATGCCACAATCTCAACTAAGCATATAGTTCATAAGACAACAAGTAACTCCGACATCCATGACACAACGCTCTTATCACAAGTCTCCTTCgactgtatttccaccccttgcgctACAGAATAACACCTCAAGAGTTATCGTGTTACCACCCTTTGCGTTACAGTAAACCCGAACAacttggatcaccgtattaccacctcTTGCATTACGAGACCCATTTGAGTCTTTGTATTACAACCCCTTGCATTATTGGACTCCCTACTCCAATCACCAACTCACACACTTACCAAATTAACCAATACGCATACTACGACTTTCCCTTGTTCACCTTTTCATACGTGTCATCATACGTTATGCCAACAATATTACAACCATGCCACAATCATTCCCAAGTAATCAACCAATCTATAAGACGCATTTTGACATAGCTTTAATCAAGTAAAATTCCTATTCTTTCCTTACTAACGGAAGACCAACGTAATAAGGATAACTTAGATTAACCCAAGGAATTCAAGTAAGCATGCTTGAaataggttaggaggtgtccaaaagggATTAAAAGTGATCGGGGTTCAATACGATTGAGAGAACTCAAAACAGCACAAAGTTGTCCAAAGAGGGGAGGGATCAATCCCTCCTCCAATTGGGATCAATCCCCAAAGGGCAAAATTCCAGATTTGTGAGGGATCAATCCCCCCTTGCATGGAGATCGATCCCCAGGCGATTTTGGACGATTCCTACATatttttgacagactttttttgacagacttttttTGACAGACTTCAAGGACACGAAGGAGGATGATCCAAACTCAATTTCCACACCCAAATCAACATATTGACACatagagaaggagaagaagtccCTACCTTGAGCCAAAAAGCGAAACCCAAGAGATTCGAATAAGCCCTAGCTCCAAGCTTCTTGAAATCAACTGAGATCTTCTCTCTGAGTTCCACCCAACGCGATACGAGCCCGGGGTTGCGTTCTAGAGGTGAAATGAAGATGGATTCTTGAGGTTTTtggtggagttttgagtgaaagagcaagagagagaaagagatggtagagagagaaagatacaAAGAGATACTTctatctcctacacacacacacacacacacacaccaccaccaccaccacaaaacaAACCACACATTTACTCCCTCTAGTTTTCATTCTATCACTTTAAATCCCAATCCAAACAATCACCACATTACTCATATTTTCCCAATTTGGCATTTATAAATCATTCTCGttaattagaaatttaaaagtCTCTACATGTTAATACATAGAAGATACGATTTCACAACTATTTCGTAAAGTTGCAATTCTGAGTAGGTGATTTATTTAATAGTTTTATATGCTAGATTTCTACATGTTCGTAATTGCAATCAATGGATGCTGTTTGATTTTTATGGGCATGTGAGATTCAAGAATCtagattgtttttgttttaataaaaaacaaaaca is a window encoding:
- the LOC131316512 gene encoding protein BRANCHLESS TRICHOME, with amino-acid sequence MALPSIRQTLPEKAKGRKGKKPSSLAHKGRAREKGVRVTKKDRKSKMEDKMMMAMMMISRNPEKPTNHSISDQQPITTSTYPITWKLYENPFYYPNQPIPHHQQIQQQQNHKQLHHLHLPISTRKISASFWDLTFIRPVMESELETAKAQITELKAEVEYERKARKKMESVNKKLNRELSEERKGREALERVCGELAREISAAKAEINRMRKEMEEERKMLRMAEVFREERVQMKLAEAKILLEDKISELEETKQMRTEPSNQVLVNNVKPVSATTNAADIFSVKLVRCGSGEKSTFSVDNGGSGIANSLPIQRRQSPEAENPHIKRGIKGFVEFPKVVRAIGSRSRHLGSKMECQRAQLRILLKQKNPTRSNGLIMS